The following DNA comes from Pseudanabaena yagii GIHE-NHR1.
GTTTCTGTCAGTAAATAACAAGGCGGCACTGAGTACTGCCTTGTTATTTAAAATATGCTAGTATATATAGCCTATTGGGGAATTAGCTCAGTTGGTAGAGTGCTGCGATCGCACCGCAGAGGTCAGGGGTTCGAGCCTCCTATTCTCCATTTTTTCCCAACTATTTATAGTTAGTTATCCAAGCGTAGATTCAGATGATTAGTGTAAACACAATCATGCTTACAGTTAATCTATCCAATTAAAGTCAATTGATCGTATAGAGCTTGGTTTTGTTCGTCAGTGCCAACAGTAATTCGCAATTTATCAGCCAGTCCTGCTTGATTGAAATAGCGCACTAAAATACCAGATTCTTTGAGCTTTAAATAAATCTCTTCAGCATTGCCCTTGGGAGGAGTAGCGAGGACAAAATTACCGTAAGACCTTGGGACTGTATAGCCAATATTCTTTAGATCGTGGATGAGACGAGATCGCGAAGTTTTAACTTTATTGGCATTAGCATTTTTATATTCTTGATCTCGCATTGCAGCAGTACCCACAGCGATCGCAACAGCATCAATGTTATAGCTATCTTTAACCTTAAATAGCCCTGACAAGAGCTTGGGATTAGCAATACCAAAGCCTAAGCGCAAACCTGCCAAGGAATAGCCCTTCGATAAAGTGCGTAATACGATCACATTGTCAAATTCCTGCACCAAGGGCAAAGCTGAATATTCAGCAAAATCCACATAGGCTTCATCGATCGCCACAATACCTGAGACTTGTTGCGCCAATTTGCGTAAATCTTCGAGAGATACAGAGTGACCTGATGGACTATTGGGCGAAGCAATAAAAGTTACAGCACCATTGGCGGCGACGAGTTGCTCAATGGGTAATTCAAAATTTTCCCCATAAGGGACTTCTACGGTCTCCGATGGTTGCATTGCTGCTAGGGTGCGGTAAAGCACGTAAGTTGGCATCGGATAAACCACCTTGCGATCGCGTCCTTCAGCACAAGCCCTGATCAAAATATTTAAAACATCATCGCTGCCATTGCCAACAATTACCCAATCCTTAGGCACACCAATAGCTTCACTCACCGCTTGACAAAATTCATGAGCAAAGGGATCGGGATAGCGTCGTAAAGAGTCACTATCAATAGTTTGCAAAGCAGCGATCGCTTTGGGTGAAGGGGGATAGGGATTTTCGTTAGTATTCAGTTTAATAACTTTGATCCCCGACTTGGGTTGTTCCCCAGGAACATAGCCAGTCATTGCATCAATAGCAGGGCGGAAGTAGCTCATAGCAAGAAGGTGAAAACTTAAGTCAGGTCTACCATTGTATCGCAATTGCCATAACGCTTATCACGCTTTGCCCCCATCGAAAAGTAATAAGTAGCTAGGCGTAAATCATTTGTAGATTTTTGGGTTTGTGGAAGCACACCCCTTCGGGGTGTGCTTCCACAAACCATTTTAGGATTTCTATATTCAGAATTATGTGGCGCGGTTTCACCGCGCCACATAATTCTGAAAACCCTTATGGCTTGTCTCGAAAAATTGGCAAGACCTCGTTACAAAAGGCTTCCGTTGCCTTGGAGCGATAACGATTTGGATTCCGAATTTGTAAGAGCATTCGCTTGATGACCACCCCATCAATCCTCATTTGCTTTAAAGCCCCCATTTGCAACTCTTTTTCGATCGCAGTTACCGACAAAAATGCTGCTCCCAACCCTGCCTGCACCGCATTTTTAATCGCCTCAATCGAATTTAGCTCCATCGCGATCTCTAACTGTCTTGGATCTACCCCACTATCCAATAAGACGCGATCAATTGCCTTACGAATGGTTGATTGTGAATCAAGGGTAATAAATTGCATCTTGTATAGCTCATCAATAGGCAAGGCTTCCACCTGTGCCAACGCATGAGAAGTTGGTAGAATTAGCGCTAGCTCATCTTCAGCGTAGGGTGTAATCTCTAAAGAATCCAGCAAATCCGCAGGAATTTCACCTCCAATAATTGCCAAGTCTACCTGTCCATTCGCAACACTCCATGCCGTTCGCCTTGTAGAATGAACATGGAGTTGCACCGAGACTTCAGGGTATTTCTTACGAAATAAGCCAATCATCTGCGGCATTAGATAGGTTCCAGTCGTCTGACTAGCACCTATAATGAGAGTCCCACCATTGAGATTTTGTAAATCATCAATGGCGCGGCAAGTTTCCTGACAAAGGCTTAAAATGCGATCGCCATAGGAAAGTAGCAACTGTCCTGCCTCCGTCAACTGTGCTCTTCGGCCCCCGCGATCGAACAAAGGTACATCTAGCTGTCGTTCTAGATGTTGGACTTGCAAGCTAACGGCGGGTTGGGATACATAAAGGCTATCGGCGGCGCGTTTAAAGCTACCTTCAGCAGCGATCGCCTTGAGAATGCGTAATTGGTCTAGGGTGAACGGTATGTCGATCATAGAAGCAGCGTGAGAAAAGATGAGTCGGGAGGTTATTCAAGATTTTTTGAATTTGGCAGGAGTTGTGGGAATTGCTCTCACAAACCGCCGTATGCGCCCATATTTCTACGGATTAGACTCCGTATTAGATAGGACAAAGCAAGCATTAGGTCAAGGAGTGCTGCAAGTTGTCGAAAACGTACCAGAAGGATTTGAGTCTTTTGAGTTTCACTTCACTGGTCATGTTGTGTTTATTTATAAGCTGACTCATGGGCTAGTGTTACTAGTACTTACAGATAGCGCTCTAGAATTAGTTGACTATAGACGGGGTATCACCAAAATCAAGTATTTGATCGAGACAGATACATACAACACAGTTGCATACTTTAAGCTTCTATTGGGTTCAGTGACCCAGCATTCTTTGCCCAATACGGACTGGGATGCCAATAGCGCCAAAGCAACAGCTCCAGTAACAGATCAATCCAAAAACCGCAGTTTCACTAATCCTATTGCAAATCCTCAGCCAGAAAAATTTGCGAATTTATCTAGTAATTCAGCGCCTAATCCTAGAAACTCAAGTCGGCAACAAACCAATACAATATCCAATTCAACTTCAAGCACAAATGCACAAGCTCAGGCAAATGTAATTAAGCCGAGCATAACTAAGCCCCAAACACCTCCTACTCCGTCTGTATCATTACCAAATAACGCAACTGCTACCAACAACCATACAAAAGCTACTGATAACCATACTAAGCAAGTATCAGCGAAAACTGACACACAAGAGTATAAGTTAGATGAACTTTTATCAGCCTTAAACAAACTCAGTCACTTCACTACCCAATATCTAGGCAAGGTGGTTGTGACCAATTATTGGAAATCAAGTCGTCCAGAGTCAACTTGGCTTAAGGAATTTGAAGTCGATCGCAATGGACAAATATCCCATCCAAAACAAAATGCGATCGCCTGTACCCCCGAACAGATTGCTCAGATTCAGGAATGGGTGCAGGCCTATATCAAACGATGCAAACAAGTAATTCGTAACTTTGATCAAATGTTGGAGCAAGACTGTTTAGACAGTCGCCAAAAAGCAATACTGCTATAAGTATCTGGTCGGCTTTGAGAGAGGGTTGGCGTAGTCAACCCTCTCTCAAAGCCCAAAAGTAAAAGCCTTGCTACGCAAGGCTTTTACTTTTGGGCTTATAAAATTTGCAATCTTAACTCGAACTGACGTTACTTAGGATTCCTGTTGGTTATTTAGAGAACAAAATATTTAGCAAACCTAAAAAACAAACTTAACTCTGCTTAACAATTCTAAGCAATTTGGCGGTAAGTACTCTACGTATACACCTCAAATGGGTTAAACTAAATTTTATTATTAAGGGGAACCATCGCAGAGGCAAGCTAAAAAATGGCTAAGCGTGTAAGAATTGAGCCTATTGCTCAGACAGCAGATATTGCAACAAATGGTGCATTGCTATCTGGATTAATGGGGGACGAGTTAAATATTTTAAAAGAATGCGGTGGACGTGGCATGTGTGCGACCTGTCACGTTTATATCCAAGAGGGTATGTCTTCACTTAGCCCGATGGGTAAACGCGAGCAACGTACTTTAGAAGTTATTACTACCTGTAAACCGAACTCACGACTTGCTTGCCAAGCAAAGGTCATGGGTGAAGGAATTGTCGTTGAACTGCCTGTGGGTATGTATGTTCAATCGATTCAAGACATTGAAGCGCTGATTGGACGACGCTGTGAAAAACCATTACTTAGTCCGATCACAGGTCAGACTCTGGTGGAAGTTGGACAGCTAATTACAAGATCTGTTGTACGTCAATTAGAAAATACTAACTTTAGTGTTGGCGAACAATTGGCAAACACTAAACGTGCTGATATTTTTGAGTAAAAATAGTCGCAGCGCTTAAGCAATTTCCCAAACTTCCCCCCATTAGCTACTACTTAAGCTACTAAAATTTTTTGGATTAGGAGTATTAAATTATGACTGTTGCTGTAGATCGTCCCAATAGTGCTGCATCCAAACATAAAAGAAAAAATAATCATTACAGTTTGCAAGACTTCTTTCAGCCTAATCTGGAAAAAGGCATCATTGAGGATTGGAATGGACTCAGAAATATTTTCACGAGTGAAGATTTTATCATTGGGCTTCAAGAAGGATTAGAAGATGAGGTGGGCGATGCCTCAGCAGCAGTTATGTACTCGATTGGCTGTGAATGGGGCTTGCAAGATGCACTATTTTTTACAAAATGGTTTGAAAAGGATTTTGGTCGCAGCATTCGCCAAACAAATCTACCTTTCTTGTTAGAAACATGGTGGTGGCCCTTCACCTCTCAGGGCTGGGGACGATGGCAAGTAGATATGAGCGATCGCAAGCAGGGATTCATGTTTATTAGTGTATTTGACTCCGCCGTAGCCCGTAGCCTTGGTGATGTCGGTAAACCTGTCTGCCACTTGTATGCAGGTTTGTTTTCAGGATTTTTTACGCATCTAGTCAACAAAGAACTAGAGTGCATTGAGATTCAATGCTATTCGATGGGTGAAAACTATTGCAAATTCCTCCTTGGTGGTAAAAACCGCATTGATGCTGCATCATTCTGGCTCAATGAAGGTGCTACCACTCGTGACATCGAAGGTCGTTTACGCAATGGAGAATTCCTCAAATGAGCACTTCAGATTGGCGCTTACAACCATTACGCAGTTTTTGGCAGGGTGTAAATTGGGAAAATCAAGCGATCGCTCCAGTGGTTGTCAATGCTCCTAATGGCAGCTATCCGACCTTGAGCTTCTTAATGCCTGTACGACAATATTTCCGAGCGATCGCTTGGAATGGTGTGCCTGAAATTGCGGCAACAGTCAATCAACCTGAAGCTAACAACGCTATTGATGAGAATAGCGAAACCCTTGAAAATTTTCTGGACGATATTTCCAAATTCTTTTAAAAATGAAGATTGGGAAAATCAAGGCAATTTAAGGCAGTTAATTTAGATAAATAGTGACAAACTAATGGCAAGCTAAACAGTTCAAATGTATAAGTTGAAATACTTGCCAATAGTCACTATCTAGATAGGGCTTAACATCTACCTATAGCTACTTTGTTGAAGAAACTAAAATCTCAATAATTCTCATTGTAAGAAATATGATTCCGAAGATTCAAGAACTAATTAACCAAGCGCAGGATCGGTATCTTGCATCGGATGAGCTGGGACTCATGGAAAGCTATGTGAGTTCATTACCCGATCGCCTCAAGCTCTATAAACTCATCCGCGATCGCGAAATTGATATTTTGCAAAGCGTTGCCGATCAAGTACCATCGGAACTACCTAACGTAACCGTAGAAGATCTAGAACTAGGTATTAAAAATCTTGTCCTCGTTCTGCGATACAGCTCAATGGCGATGTTGTTGAATGATGAAAACTTTTTAAAGGAAAGGCTGCTCAGTTGGTTGGAAGGAATTATGTCCATGCGAGATCTCCGTCGGCTCAACGATACTCTCTATAAATTACTAAATCAAACATTGAGACAACAGTTCAGCCCCTCACAACTTGCTTTACTTCAACCTTTGATTACTGCTGCCCAAGTCACACTAATTTACTAGGAGACTAACTATGATTTCTGTTGCCGATCTCATCAAAGAAAATCGCATACCTGCTAACTTTTTTGACTATAACGCCTATGTCAAAGGTGATCTAGAAATAGGTATCCTAGAAAACCGTCGTGGCGATCGCCTATTAGCAGTTCCTGACACCTTAATTGCTTCATTATATTCAGGGCTAGCGAAAGAAACAGGACAAGCATCTAGACTAGTTCTATTTAATTGCGGTAAATGGTGGGGTAAGAATTTTTATACAAGGTTTACTGAATCCCTTGAAGAATACTACTGTCAGACATTAGCTGAAATGGATATGATCACCTTCATTCAAAGTTTAAAAGAATGTTGGAAAACTCACGGGTGGGGAATCTTTGAGTTCGATCCTCAATATCAGGCTCAAGGATTCATTTTTGTTAAAACCTACAATTCTCCCTATGTCCGTAAAATTGAAGGAAATAAGTTGCCAACAGGATATTTAGAAGCAGGTATTCTTACTTCATTCTTTAGCCGTTTAACAGGTCGCGAACTATTGGCAGTCCAAACAACCTGTGAATCTCTAGGGGCTAGCAACAATACCTACATCATTGGTTTACCTGAAAGACTCCAAATTGTTGACTCTTTCCTTTCCGACGGGTTAGATCACGAGACAATCCTACAAAAGCTTCTTAAATAAATTAATCAAATGGATATGGCGTTGCGAAGCAACGCCATATCCACTGGAAACTGCCTAAGTCAAACAAAAAGCCGCCTCAGGCGGTTTTTTGTTTATTTATTGTTAGACTGCTGAGGAGTTTGCTTTTGAGACTTCCAAGCCTCTCGTAAATAGCCAAAGTTTTTCTTGAATTCTTCGCCGCCCCACCAGCTACCAACACGACCTTCATCCCAAGAAGCCGAAATAGCGCCGTAGCTTAGACCGACTACTCCCAATCCTAAAAACAACATACTTAGCAGCACTACTACCGAAGTTGGTAGCTCAAATATGTGTTTGCTCACAACAATGTAGCTCACAACAAAAGTAGTAAGACCTAGACTTGTCGGGATACCACAGAATAAAGCTGCCCGTCTAACGATACGACGATTGACTTCATCAGGGATTCCTAAAGGATCATTTCGTTTAGGGGACGGTTTTGTACTTGTGTTGTTACTTATGTTGGGTTTCGAGCCACTTATATTTTTAGTAACAGGTGCAATAGGTGGCTTTTTAGTTTCCTTGCCTTTTGCTTTCTTACTACGATTATTTGGCTCGAAAGGGATACGTTCAGTTGGCTTGCTCACTTGATGTTCCTCACTAGCGCTAAAGAAGTTGTAATAGTATTCATGCAATTCATACGAAACACAAATACTATTTAAAAACTAGCCTCTTACACCCAAGCTTTGGATGAGTTGTTTGTAATGAGCGCGATCTTGGCTACGAACATAAGCTAGTAAACGCTTACGTTGACCAATGATCTTGAGCAAACTGCGGCGAGATGAGAAATCTTTAGGATGTAGCTTAAGGTGAGTGGTCAATTGGTTTACACGCTCGGTGAGCAATGCAACCTGAACATCAGATGAACCAGTATCGGTAGGATGCTTTTGGTATTCAGCGAAAATTTCGAGCTTGCGTTCTTGCAAAAGTGCCATGATAAAAACTTGAACGTGTTTTGAGGTGGACGTGACTAAACCCGACAATCAACGCACTTAGGAGTTAGAGAGCGAGTTCCCAACCTCACGATTGGGCTTTCCTAGTTATTCCCATCTCTGGGTTTGCGCCACTTATCGAGAGCAATGTGTTTGCTAACTCGACAGATCGACTGCATAGGCGGTTTCCGTTTCTCAGTAGTCTCTGAGTAGGATGTATGGAGATCGCCAATTCTTTAAAGATATTAGCTTTCAGACAGACTAGCTTAACATGTTGACCACATATTTTTGTACGCTATTAAAAAATAAAGCGGTGCAAAGCACCGCTTTATTTTTTAATGGGCAGAACCATTGCCGTGATATTTATCGGTGTCGTAAAAGCCGTTACGAGTGCCGAAAAATAGACAGCTAATGGTAAAGACAATAGTTAGGACAGGCAAAATAACTTTGAGATCGAGCATGGTTTCAATATCTGAAAGAATGATGACCTATATATTTTAGTCTGAACCCAAGAAGTAGAAAGTAGCTTATAGGTGCTTTCTTAACAATTACAGGTTTTTGCTCTATCTTGACACCCAGATAAATTGCCAAAAAGATTGCTTCGCAATCTTTTTGGCAATTTATCTGGGTTATAAAAAAAGGAGAGTGCATTGCACTCTCCTTTTTTTAATTGTTTAAATCTGTATTATCAGCGGCGCTATCTGCATTAGG
Coding sequences within:
- the hisC gene encoding histidinol-phosphate transaminase, which translates into the protein MSYFRPAIDAMTGYVPGEQPKSGIKVIKLNTNENPYPPSPKAIAALQTIDSDSLRRYPDPFAHEFCQAVSEAIGVPKDWVIVGNGSDDVLNILIRACAEGRDRKVVYPMPTYVLYRTLAAMQPSETVEVPYGENFELPIEQLVAANGAVTFIASPNSPSGHSVSLEDLRKLAQQVSGIVAIDEAYVDFAEYSALPLVQEFDNVIVLRTLSKGYSLAGLRLGFGIANPKLLSGLFKVKDSYNIDAVAIAVGTAAMRDQEYKNANANKVKTSRSRLIHDLKNIGYTVPRSYGNFVLATPPKGNAEEIYLKLKESGILVRYFNQAGLADKLRITVGTDEQNQALYDQLTLIG
- a CDS encoding LysR family transcriptional regulator, which translates into the protein MIDIPFTLDQLRILKAIAAEGSFKRAADSLYVSQPAVSLQVQHLERQLDVPLFDRGGRRAQLTEAGQLLLSYGDRILSLCQETCRAIDDLQNLNGGTLIIGASQTTGTYLMPQMIGLFRKKYPEVSVQLHVHSTRRTAWSVANGQVDLAIIGGEIPADLLDSLEITPYAEDELALILPTSHALAQVEALPIDELYKMQFITLDSQSTIRKAIDRVLLDSGVDPRQLEIAMELNSIEAIKNAVQAGLGAAFLSVTAIEKELQMGALKQMRIDGVVIKRMLLQIRNPNRYRSKATEAFCNEVLPIFRDKP
- a CDS encoding 2Fe-2S iron-sulfur cluster-binding protein, translating into MAKRVRIEPIAQTADIATNGALLSGLMGDELNILKECGGRGMCATCHVYIQEGMSSLSPMGKREQRTLEVITTCKPNSRLACQAKVMGEGIVVELPVGMYVQSIQDIEALIGRRCEKPLLSPITGQTLVEVGQLITRSVVRQLENTNFSVGEQLANTKRADIFE
- a CDS encoding V4R domain-containing protein produces the protein MTVAVDRPNSAASKHKRKNNHYSLQDFFQPNLEKGIIEDWNGLRNIFTSEDFIIGLQEGLEDEVGDASAAVMYSIGCEWGLQDALFFTKWFEKDFGRSIRQTNLPFLLETWWWPFTSQGWGRWQVDMSDRKQGFMFISVFDSAVARSLGDVGKPVCHLYAGLFSGFFTHLVNKELECIEIQCYSMGENYCKFLLGGKNRIDAASFWLNEGATTRDIEGRLRNGEFLK
- a CDS encoding globin family protein, with the protein product MIPKIQELINQAQDRYLASDELGLMESYVSSLPDRLKLYKLIRDREIDILQSVADQVPSELPNVTVEDLELGIKNLVLVLRYSSMAMLLNDENFLKERLLSWLEGIMSMRDLRRLNDTLYKLLNQTLRQQFSPSQLALLQPLITAAQVTLIY
- a CDS encoding V4R domain-containing protein, with translation MISVADLIKENRIPANFFDYNAYVKGDLEIGILENRRGDRLLAVPDTLIASLYSGLAKETGQASRLVLFNCGKWWGKNFYTRFTESLEEYYCQTLAEMDMITFIQSLKECWKTHGWGIFEFDPQYQAQGFIFVKTYNSPYVRKIEGNKLPTGYLEAGILTSFFSRLTGRELLAVQTTCESLGASNNTYIIGLPERLQIVDSFLSDGLDHETILQKLLK
- a CDS encoding PAM68 family protein → MSKPTERIPFEPNNRSKKAKGKETKKPPIAPVTKNISGSKPNISNNTSTKPSPKRNDPLGIPDEVNRRIVRRAALFCGIPTSLGLTTFVVSYIVVSKHIFELPTSVVVLLSMLFLGLGVVGLSYGAISASWDEGRVGSWWGGEEFKKNFGYLREAWKSQKQTPQQSNNK
- the rpsO gene encoding 30S ribosomal protein S15 yields the protein MALLQERKLEIFAEYQKHPTDTGSSDVQVALLTERVNQLTTHLKLHPKDFSSRRSLLKIIGQRKRLLAYVRSQDRAHYKQLIQSLGVRG